GGTGGGAGCTGGAGGAGGTGGACCATCCGGCGGTCGAGCCGCTCATCGCGTACAAGAAGCTGTACCGGATCTGGACGGCGCACGGCTGGTCCTGGCTCCAGGACTGGGTGCGCGAGGGCCGCTTCCGCCCGGAGTACCAGCCGGGCGGCACGGTCAGCGGCCGCTGGACGACCAACGGCGGCGGGGCCCTCCAGATCCCCAAGGTGATCCGGCAGGCCGTCGTCGCCGACGAGGGGTGGCGCCTGGTCGTCGCGGACGCCGACCAGATGGAGCCCCGGGTGCTGGCGGCGATCTCCCGCGACCGGGGCCTGATGGAGGTGGCCGGTCATGACGGCGACCTCTACAAGGCGCTGTCCGACCGGGCGTTCCGGGGTGACCGCGAGCACGCGAAGCTGGCGCTCCTCGGCGCGGTCTACGGCCAGACGTCCGGGGACGGCCTGAAGAACCTGGCCGCTCTGCGCCGCCGCTTCCCGCTCGCCGTCGCCTATGTCGACGACGCGGCGCGGGCGGGCGAGGAGGGACGGGTGGTGCGGACCTGGCTGGGCCGGACCAGCCCGCCGGTCGCGCTGGCGGGCCAGGACGAGGAGGCGGGCCTTCCCCAGGAGGGTCCCGAGGGCTCCGGGGCCCCGTCCGACGGCGGTCCGGCGCGGGCCCGGGGGCGCTTCACCCGTAACTTCGTGGTGCAGGGCAGCGCGGCCGACTGGGCGCTGCTGCTGCTGGCCGCGCTGCGCCGGACGCTCCATGAGCAGGGGCTGCGGGCCCAGTTGGTGTTCTTCCAGCACGACGAGGTGATCGTGCACTGCCCGGCCGGGGAGGCCGGGACCGTCGCCGAGGCGATCCGCGCGGCGGGCGAGCTGGCCGGGCGGACCGCCTTCGGACGGACGCCGGTGCGGTTCCCCTTCACGATCGCGGTGGTGGAGCGGTACGCGGACGCCAAGTGACGCCCCGGGACAGCCCTCAGCGCTGCTGGAGCTTCGGCCATTCCGGGCTGGTGGCCAGGGCGGTCAGCCGGTCCATCGTGACCGCGGGCGCGGGCCGGGTGGCGGGGCTCGACTGATCGCCGGAGTTGAAGGCGGAGACGACGACGCGCATGCCGTCCGGCCGCATCGTGTCGGCCGTCTGCGCGTACGCCGCCGGGTTGTCGATCCGGCGGGCGCGGCCCCACAGCACGTACATCCGGCTCAGCGTCTCCTGCACCAGGTCCTCGGCGAGGTGTACATCGCCGCTGGTCAGCAGGCACGCCGAGCGGAACAGACGGCCGGCCCGGCCGGCCGCGAACACCGTGAACCCCTCGGTCCGCGACGCCCTCATGCTCTCCCCCGTCCGCCCGTCCGTTCCGCCCTCCCCCTGTACGACGCGGCGGGAGCGGGCACATGTTTCGGACGATCCGCGAGAACTTTGGGGGCCAGCGGGCCAGGGGGCGGACAGCGCGGGGGAACGCGGGAAGCGCCCCGTTCACGCGCCGGACGGCGTGAACGGGGCGCGGGCGGTGGTGCGCTCGCTGTGTCCTCGTCTACCCGCGTTCCCACAACGCGGGGACGTTCGGCGGCTCCCAGCCCGACACGGCCTGGTGCCCCTGCAGACAGCGGTAGGCGACCCCGCCGTACGTCACGCGGTCACCCGCGCGGTAGGAGGTGCCGGCGGCCCAGGTGGTGGACCCCGGCTCGGTGGGCGGATCGGTCGGCTTGGGCGTCTGGGCGACGTCCAGCACGAAGTCGAAGGTGCCCTGGCGCCCGTTCCCGACGTTGCGGACGTTCATCAGCAACTCGGGGTCGAACAGCGCGTCGGTGTTGTTGCGCGGCTCGTTCGGGAAGTACAGCTGGGTGGTGAGGATGCGCCCGCCGGGCGCCTGCGCCTTCACGTGGATGTGCCGCGTACGGCCCGGGTAGAGGCCCGGCACGATGGTGGTGAGGCTGAACGACCCGTCCGTGCCGGTGAACTGGTGCCCCCGGAAGGCGAACTGGGCCATGTCGTACGACCCGTTGGTGTCGGCCTGCCAGAAGTCGAGCAGGGCCCCGGAGATGGGCCGGCAGGCCCGGCCGAAGACGTAGCCGCTCACGGTGAGCGGTACGCCGGGGGTGCTCGGGGTCACCAGGCTGGTGCGGCGCGGGGAGTTGGGCTTGAAGTACGGCCCCTCCATCTGCGGCGGCGTCGTGTCGTCGCCGTCGTCGCACTCCGGGGTCGGGGCCAGCGGCCCGTTCCCGGTGGAGGCGGCGTCCCGGGCGAGCGCGACGCCCCCTCCGGCGAGCAGAGGCGCGGCGCTCGCGACGAGTGCGGCCTTCAGGAGACCCTTGCGGCTGATCCGCCGCCGGTCTCCCGACGCCTCGTCGGACGCGTTGGGGTCGTGGGGGGTTGTGTTGTCCATTTGTGGGGTCATGACTGTTTCCTCGGAGTCCTCGGGGGTCCTCGACGCGGGGAGGCGGGAGGCGGGAGGTTCAGGAGGTTCGGTGGTGCGGGACCGGTCCCGGGGCGGTCGGCCCCGGGACCGGAGCGGTCAGACCCGCTGCCAGAGCGCGGGCACGTCGGCGGGGTTCCAGCCGGGCTGGGCTGTGTGCGCCTGGAGGCAGCGGTAGGTGGCTCCGCCGTACGTCACCGTGGCGCCGGCGGCGTACGCGGTGCCGGCCGCCCAGGTGCCGCCGGGCGGGTCGGTCGGCGGGGTGGTGGGCGGGTCCGTCGGCGTACCGCCGCCGCTGGTGACCAGGGTCAGCCCGTACGTCTGGAGCAGCGGGTTGATGGGCTGGAAGTACGTCGTACCGCCGGAGGAGCAGTTGCCCGAGCCGCCGGAGGTGACGCCCTGCGCCTGGCTGCCGGAGATGTAGGAGCCGCCGGAGTCGCCCGGTTCGGCGCAGACGCTGGTGCGGGTCACCCCGGAGATGGTGCCCTCCGGGTAGGTGACGCTGGTGTTCAGCTGCTGGATGGTGCCGCAGTGCCAGCCCGTGGTGGAGCCGGAACGGCAGACCGAGGCGCCGACGACGGAGGCGGTGGAGCCGGCGACGGTGACGTCGCCCCGTCCGTAGCCGTTCACCAGCGGACGCGGGGTCCAGTTGGTGTTGGTGGCGACCCAGGCGATGTCCCGGCCCGGGAAGGTCGAGCCCTGGAAGGTGCCCTGGGCCTGCTGGTTGACCCCGTTGGTGGTGGTGCCGACGCGGCCGCAGTGGCCCGCGGTGGCGAAGCCGCCCTGGGTGCCGCGCGTCACCGAGAAGCCGACGGAACAGCGGCCGGAGCCGTTCATGTAGTACGCGTCGCCACCGCGGATGTCGGCGAGGGCGCGGGGCCGCTCGGCGGACCTGGCGACGGTGACGAGGCCGCCGTCGACCCCGGCCGACTTCAGGAACGCCTGTCCGGCGGCGGTGCTCGCGGCGTTCACGACGACCTTGTTGGCCGCGACGTCGACGTAGTAGACGGGCACGTTCTTGGGCGCCTTGTTCAGCGCGGCCCTGTCGAGCGTCCTCTTGACGCCTTCGAGCCGGTCCAGGCTGTTGCCGACGACCTCGGCGCGCGCTCCGGCCTCGGTGATCCGGGCGGCCTCGGAGGCGTCCGTGGTGGCGACGGTCAGGGTCGCCTTCGCCCCGCTGACCCGCGCTCCGGCGAAGCTGGCGCCGAGGGACTTCTCCAACCCCGCGGCGACGGCGGCGGCCCGGTACTCGTTGGCTATCCGGCTGCGGGCGTCGTCCGCGTCCAGGCCGAGGTCGCGCTCGAGAGCGGCCAGCATCCCGGGCGACAGGCTGTCTGCGGAGACCGGCGGGGCGGTGGTGGCCGCTGGGTCGGCGGACGCCACGCCGGTCAGCCCGGCGAGGGCGAGCGCACCCACGGCCACCGTGGCGGTGCCGGCGGCGAGGGCGCGTCTGCGGAGCGTGGTTCTCTCCACGTCACTCTCCTTGGTTCTGGGGGTGTCCAGGTCCGGAGGTGGGGTTGGTCCGGACCAGGGAATTGCCGAAACCGTAGCGGCGGCGACACCCGGCGCAGGAGATCCCGTTCACCCCCCTCCCTCCGCGTTATGGGGCCGCGCGGCGGGTACTTCGGCCCACCCCGCGGGCCGGGTGCGAAGCCGTTTCGCGGGCCCGGCCGGGCGAAGCCGGAACGCGACTCCCTTTCGGCGGGGCGCCCGGGTAGGTTCGGCCCCATGCACACAGGGCAACTTCTGGGCTCGGGACGCACCGCCGACGTGTACGCACTCGACGGCTCCTGGGTCCTTCGCCGTTACCGGGACCGCACCGACACCACGCAGGAGCTGGCCGTCATGAGTTACGTCGGCGCCTTCGGCTTCCCGGTGCCGCGCATCGGCCCGCCCGCCGAAGGGGCCCGCGCCACGGACCTGGTGCTCCAGCGGCTGACCGGCCCGACCCTGGCCGAGTCCCTGCTCGCGGGGCGGCTGGGGGCGGCCGAGGCGGGCGCGCTGCTGGCCCGGCTGCTGCGCGAGCTCCACGCGATACCGCCCCGGGTCTCGACGAACCCGGAGGACTGCGTGCTCCATCTGGACCTGCATCCGGAGAACGTGATGCTGACGGAGGAGGGCGCGGTGGTGATCGACTGGTCCAGCGCGGCGGAGGGCCCGCCCGGTCTCGACCGGGCGATGTCGGCGCTGACGCTGGCCCGGATCGCGCTCGACCCGGAGTTCCCGGCCGGGGCGGACGTCCGGCCCCTGCTGGCGGCGCTCCTGGCGGAACTCTCCGACGACGGCGGTGCGTCGGCCGCCGACCTGGCCCTCGCCCGCGACCGCCAGCGGGCGAACCCGTATCTGACCGGTGCCGAACGGGGCCGCCTGGACCGGGCGGTGGACCTGGTGCTGGGCTGCGCCCCGTGAGGTCCGGGCGCTTCCGGTCTCCTCACGCCTCTCCGGCGGCCGAGGAGCGGGGGCCCCGGCGGCGCCCCCGGGAGGCGGCGCTCAGCGCCGTCCGCGCTTCGCGTCGCGCACGCGCCGCAGCCGGTTCACCGTGACCGGGTCCTCGCGCAGCGCCCGCTCGTCGTCGATCAGCGCGTTCAGCAGCTGGTAGTAGCGGACCGGCGAGATCCCGAGCTCCTCGCGGATCGCCCGCTCCTTCGCCCCGGGCCCCGCATGGGAGCGCCGCTCCAGGGCCAGCAGCGCCCGGTCCCGTACGGACAGGTCTTCGGCGGGGGGGGCGGGCTCGGTCCGGGGGGTGTGGCGCTCGTGGTCGGGGGCGGTCATATCAACCAACCTAATGCCCACCCCCGACACCGGGACCGCGACCGCTACTCGGCGGCCTCCGCCCGTGTCGCCTCGGCGGCCACCTCGCCGAGGATGCCCTCGGGGTTGCTGCCCGGCGCGACCGCGCTGCCGATCTTCTTCTTGATCGCGTCGCTGACCGTGGCCCAGGACGTCTTGCCGTAGGGGATGAGCGTCGAGTTCGGCAGGGCCGCCAGGAACGGACGCAGCTTCCTGTGCTTGGTGTCGGTCTCCATCGCGGCGGAGGCGCTGCCGGTCACCGGGAGCAGGTCGTACTGGTCGGCGAACTCCAGCACGTTCTCGTCGGAGTAGGCGTAGTCGAAGAACTTGCCTATCTCCTCGCGGTGGCCGTTCTTCTTGAAGCCCATCATCCAGTCGGCGACGCCCATGGAGCCCTTGGTCGGGCCGTCGGAGCCGGGCAGCGGCACCATGCCGACCTTGACGCCCTCGGCCTCGGCCTCGTCCATCAGTGTGGGGTGGCCGTTGAGCATGCCGACCTTGCCGGCGGCGAATGCCTTGAACGCCTTCGCCCGGTCCAGCTTGCCCGGCGCGACCGGGCCGGTGAGGCCCGCGCCGACGAGGTTGTCCCGCACCCAGCGGAACGTGGTGACGTTCTCCGCCGAGTCGATGTCGTACGCGCCGACGTCGTCCGTGTAGCCGCCGCCACCGCTGAGGAGCCACATCAGGGTCTCGGCCTGGGCCTCCTCCTGGCCGAGCGGCAGGGCGAAGGGGTAGTCGACGCCCTTCGCCTTGAGCGCGGCGGCGTCGCTGCGGATGTCGTCCCAGGTCTCGGGGGCGTCCAGGCCCGCCTGGTCGAAGAGCTTCTCGTTGTAGAAGAGCAGCCGGGTGCTGGCGACGAAGGGCAGGCCGTACTGCGTGCCGTTGATCTTGCCCGCGTCGGCGAGCGACGGGAGGAAGTTCGCGGTGGTGCGGATCGCGAGCGTCTCGTCGGCGGTGTAGAGCTTGCCCGCCTTGGCGTAGTCCGCGTACGCGCCGATCTGGGCGATGTCCGGGGCGTTGCCCGCCTTGACCATCTCCCCGACCTCGCGGTCGACGTCCTTCCAGTGGAGGACGGTGACATCGACCGTGATACCGGGGTGCTCCTTCTCGAAGCCCGCGGCGACCCCGCTCCAGTACTTGTCGGAGCTGTTCTCCGGACCGGTGCCGTAGTCGGCGGCGACCAGCTTGAGCGTGACGTCGTCCGCTGCGGCCTCACCGCCGCAGCCCGACAAGGTCGCTGTCATTCCCAGTGCGGCCGCCACCGCGGTCAGACCCAAAAAGCGCCGCTGCACAGCCTCGCCCATCCTCGTCGATCGCCTGCTCACGGACGGTGCACGGCGTCGGCCTCCGGCCGCTGACCGGCCGCGGCAGTGTCGCCCTGTCCTGGACACCATCCGGATGAACTGCGATTTTCCCTCACCGCCGACGCGGAGGTCTACACCACCGGAGTATCGCTTCGGCAACGTATACGGCCCCCGGAGGCCACAACTGGCGTACGCGTACTGGCAGTCGGGGACCTCTCCCCGTATCTTGGTCCAGACCTTTAGTCCGGTTTCCCCCAGGTCCGCGCTCCCCATTAGTGACATTCCGGCAGAAATAGACCGGCCTTCACTCGTTCATCATTTTGTATGGGTGCGCAACAAACCACGCTAGTGGACTAGACCTTTTGGGGGTCGGCGGGCGAAACTGTCTCCCGTGAGACATGTCATCGCCCTCGATGTGGGCGGCACCGGAATGAAGGCCGCACTGGTCGGGACCGACGGCACCCTCCTCCACGAGGCGCGGCGGGCCACCGGCCGGGAACGCGGCGCCGACGCGGTCGTCGAGACCATCCTCGCGTTCGCGGCGGATCTGCGGGCCCACGGCGAGGAGCACCTCGGCGAGAGCGCTGTCGCCGCCGGGGTCGCCGTGCCCGGCATCGTCGACGCCGAGAAGGGCATCGCGGTGTACGCCGCGAACCTGGGCTGGCGCGACGTACCGCTGCGCGCCCTCCTGGAGACCCGTCTGGGCGTCCCCGTGGCCCTCGGCCACGACGTCCGCACCGGCGGGCTCGCCGAGGGCCGGATCGGGGCCGGGCGGGGCGCGGACCGCTTCCTGTTCGTCCCGCTGGGCACCGGCATCGCCGGGGCCATCGGCATCGCCGGCGCCATCGAGGCGGGCGCCCACGGGGACGCGGGCGAGATCGGCCACATCGTGGTCCGCCCGGACGGCCCCGACTGCAGCTGCGGCCAGCGCGGCTGTCTGGAGACGCTGGCCTCGGCCGCCGCGGTGACCCGGGCCTGGGCCGCCGCCTCCGGGGACCCCGGGGCGGACGCCGCGGACTGCGCGAAGGCCGTCGAGTCCGGCGACCCGGCGGCGGTCCGGGTCTGGCAGGACGCGATCGACGCGCTCGCCGCCGGCCTCGTCACCGCGCTGACCCTCCTCGACCCGGGCACGCTCATC
The nucleotide sequence above comes from Streptomyces sp. NBC_01116. Encoded proteins:
- a CDS encoding DUF3263 domain-containing protein, with protein sequence MTAPDHERHTPRTEPAPPAEDLSVRDRALLALERRSHAGPGAKERAIREELGISPVRYYQLLNALIDDERALREDPVTVNRLRRVRDAKRGRR
- a CDS encoding bifunctional 3'-5' exonuclease/DNA polymerase, translating into MTERWAVAAADGGGALLAPLARDGTPAGPVLAEPDLVEAVRSRPDVVRWVWRSTAEIHPRLLAAGVRVERCYDIECAELLLLGHAGRLGEPRSAAAALARLDNAPVPPDPPARSAEPGAQSSLFEPPSGPGVPFEGLLRVYADQMRRHDAAEHPDRMRLLTASESAGMLVAAEMHRAGLPWRADVHRELLNGLLGERYAGGGEPRRLAELADEVSAAFGRRVRPDLPADVVKAFAQAGIPVKSTRRWELEEVDHPAVEPLIAYKKLYRIWTAHGWSWLQDWVREGRFRPEYQPGGTVSGRWTTNGGGALQIPKVIRQAVVADEGWRLVVADADQMEPRVLAAISRDRGLMEVAGHDGDLYKALSDRAFRGDREHAKLALLGAVYGQTSGDGLKNLAALRRRFPLAVAYVDDAARAGEEGRVVRTWLGRTSPPVALAGQDEEAGLPQEGPEGSGAPSDGGPARARGRFTRNFVVQGSAADWALLLLAALRRTLHEQGLRAQLVFFQHDEVIVHCPAGEAGTVAEAIRAAGELAGRTAFGRTPVRFPFTIAVVERYADAK
- a CDS encoding ROK family protein, producing the protein MKAALVGTDGTLLHEARRATGRERGADAVVETILAFAADLRAHGEEHLGESAVAAGVAVPGIVDAEKGIAVYAANLGWRDVPLRALLETRLGVPVALGHDVRTGGLAEGRIGAGRGADRFLFVPLGTGIAGAIGIAGAIEAGAHGDAGEIGHIVVRPDGPDCSCGQRGCLETLASAAAVTRAWAAASGDPGADAADCAKAVESGDPAAVRVWQDAIDALAAGLVTALTLLDPGTLIIGGGLAEAGETLFTPLRAAVEERVTFQKLPHIVPAALGDTAGCLGAGLLAWDLLSTEVSA
- a CDS encoding ABC transporter substrate-binding protein, producing MGEAVQRRFLGLTAVAAALGMTATLSGCGGEAAADDVTLKLVAADYGTGPENSSDKYWSGVAAGFEKEHPGITVDVTVLHWKDVDREVGEMVKAGNAPDIAQIGAYADYAKAGKLYTADETLAIRTTANFLPSLADAGKINGTQYGLPFVASTRLLFYNEKLFDQAGLDAPETWDDIRSDAAALKAKGVDYPFALPLGQEEAQAETLMWLLSGGGGYTDDVGAYDIDSAENVTTFRWVRDNLVGAGLTGPVAPGKLDRAKAFKAFAAGKVGMLNGHPTLMDEAEAEGVKVGMVPLPGSDGPTKGSMGVADWMMGFKKNGHREEIGKFFDYAYSDENVLEFADQYDLLPVTGSASAAMETDTKHRKLRPFLAALPNSTLIPYGKTSWATVSDAIKKKIGSAVAPGSNPEGILGEVAAEATRAEAAE
- a CDS encoding carbohydrate-binding protein, producing the protein MDNTTPHDPNASDEASGDRRRISRKGLLKAALVASAAPLLAGGGVALARDAASTGNGPLAPTPECDDGDDTTPPQMEGPYFKPNSPRRTSLVTPSTPGVPLTVSGYVFGRACRPISGALLDFWQADTNGSYDMAQFAFRGHQFTGTDGSFSLTTIVPGLYPGRTRHIHVKAQAPGGRILTTQLYFPNEPRNNTDALFDPELLMNVRNVGNGRQGTFDFVLDVAQTPKPTDPPTEPGSTTWAAGTSYRAGDRVTYGGVAYRCLQGHQAVSGWEPPNVPALWERG
- a CDS encoding phosphotransferase — translated: MHTGQLLGSGRTADVYALDGSWVLRRYRDRTDTTQELAVMSYVGAFGFPVPRIGPPAEGARATDLVLQRLTGPTLAESLLAGRLGAAEAGALLARLLRELHAIPPRVSTNPEDCVLHLDLHPENVMLTEEGAVVIDWSSAAEGPPGLDRAMSALTLARIALDPEFPAGADVRPLLAALLAELSDDGGASAADLALARDRQRANPYLTGAERGRLDRAVDLVLGCAP
- a CDS encoding carbohydrate-binding protein codes for the protein MERTTLRRRALAAGTATVAVGALALAGLTGVASADPAATTAPPVSADSLSPGMLAALERDLGLDADDARSRIANEYRAAAVAAGLEKSLGASFAGARVSGAKATLTVATTDASEAARITEAGARAEVVGNSLDRLEGVKRTLDRAALNKAPKNVPVYYVDVAANKVVVNAASTAAGQAFLKSAGVDGGLVTVARSAERPRALADIRGGDAYYMNGSGRCSVGFSVTRGTQGGFATAGHCGRVGTTTNGVNQQAQGTFQGSTFPGRDIAWVATNTNWTPRPLVNGYGRGDVTVAGSTASVVGASVCRSGSTTGWHCGTIQQLNTSVTYPEGTISGVTRTSVCAEPGDSGGSYISGSQAQGVTSGGSGNCSSGGTTYFQPINPLLQTYGLTLVTSGGGTPTDPPTTPPTDPPGGTWAAGTAYAAGATVTYGGATYRCLQAHTAQPGWNPADVPALWQRV